One genomic region from Paracoccus pantotrophus encodes:
- a CDS encoding inorganic phosphate transporter, translating into MSDKDFEPRHLETLDRDLGRFAHIEAATAYIARPLVAPGIGLVFVILAGLAAAVLLGQSGETLIVVTAAVFGAYMALNIGANDVANNMGPAVGANALSMGGAIVIAAVFESAGALIAGADVVSTVAKGIVAPEALDTSATFVWAMMAALLASALWVNLATWIGAPVSTTHAVVGGVMGAGMAGAGLGAVSWEQMAAIAASWVVSPLLGGVVAAGFLWFIKSRIIYREDKIAAARIWVPVLVGIMAGTFAAYLVMKGLRQLVDISMGAALLLGLLVGLGCWLAMIPVTRRQSAGLENRNKSLKVLFGIPLVASAALLSFAHGANDVANAVGPLAAIVQAVQTGDFSGEVTIPLWVMLIGAFGISFGLSLFGPRLIRMVGSEITRLNPMRAYCVALSAAITVILASALGLPVSSTHIAVGAIFGVGFFREWDAERRLRQARMAVPRPADLPAADLPPDERRRRKLVRRLHVLTIAAAWVVTVPAAAMLSAILFLVLRQIAA; encoded by the coding sequence ATGTCTGACAAGGATTTCGAGCCGCGGCACCTGGAGACGCTGGACCGCGATCTCGGCCGCTTCGCGCATATCGAGGCGGCCACGGCCTATATCGCCCGGCCGCTGGTGGCGCCGGGGATCGGCCTGGTCTTCGTCATCCTGGCCGGGCTGGCCGCGGCGGTGCTGCTGGGGCAGAGCGGCGAGACGCTGATCGTGGTCACGGCGGCGGTGTTCGGCGCCTATATGGCGCTCAATATCGGCGCCAATGACGTGGCCAACAACATGGGCCCGGCGGTGGGGGCCAATGCGCTCAGCATGGGCGGGGCCATCGTGATCGCGGCGGTCTTCGAAAGCGCCGGCGCGCTGATCGCCGGGGCCGACGTGGTCTCGACCGTGGCCAAGGGCATCGTCGCGCCCGAGGCGCTGGACACGTCCGCGACCTTCGTCTGGGCGATGATGGCGGCGCTGCTGGCCTCGGCGCTGTGGGTGAACCTGGCGACCTGGATCGGGGCGCCGGTCTCGACCACGCATGCCGTGGTGGGCGGGGTCATGGGCGCGGGCATGGCCGGGGCCGGCCTCGGCGCGGTCAGCTGGGAGCAGATGGCGGCGATCGCGGCCAGCTGGGTGGTCTCGCCGCTGCTGGGCGGCGTGGTGGCGGCGGGCTTTCTGTGGTTCATCAAGAGCCGCATCATCTATCGCGAGGACAAGATCGCGGCGGCCCGGATCTGGGTGCCGGTTCTGGTCGGCATCATGGCGGGCACCTTTGCCGCCTATCTGGTGATGAAGGGGCTCAGGCAGCTGGTCGATATCTCGATGGGGGCGGCGCTGCTTCTGGGCCTTCTGGTGGGGCTGGGCTGCTGGCTGGCGATGATCCCGGTGACGCGGCGGCAGTCCGCGGGGCTGGAGAACCGCAACAAGTCGCTGAAGGTGCTGTTCGGCATCCCGCTGGTCGCCTCGGCGGCGCTGCTGAGCTTTGCGCATGGCGCCAATGACGTGGCCAATGCGGTCGGCCCGCTGGCGGCCATCGTGCAGGCGGTGCAGACCGGCGATTTCAGCGGCGAGGTGACCATTCCGCTGTGGGTGATGCTGATCGGCGCCTTCGGGATCAGCTTCGGGCTGAGCCTGTTCGGGCCCAGGCTGATCCGCATGGTCGGCAGCGAGATCACCCGGCTCAACCCGATGCGGGCCTATTGCGTGGCGCTGTCGGCGGCGATCACGGTCATCCTGGCCAGCGCGCTGGGGCTGCCGGTCAGCTCGACCCATATCGCGGTGGGCGCGATCTTCGGCGTGGGCTTTTTCCGCGAATGGGATGCCGAGCGGCGGCTGAGGCAGGCCCGCATGGCCGTTCCCCGGCCCGCCGACCTGCCCGCCGCCGATCTGCCCCCCGACGAGCGCCGGCGCCGCAAGCTGGTGCGCCGGCTGCACGTGCTGACCATCGCCGCCGCCTGGGTCGTCACCGTCCCCGCCGCGGCAATGCTCTCGGCCATCCTCTTCCTCGTCCTGCGCCAGATCGCAGCCTGA
- a CDS encoding cupin domain-containing protein — MPLPVSRRAFCAHHYRDDPDLVERGGSRTWITRGVNLVIAVTEAQPGAVLARQGQPDEYMALLPDGTEALLTAGKQHIPCADEILAIMPPAASAIHLPKGGRIVRFFTSRATDLAALAVNAGDYAGRPDSDVAPLCDWPAPPDGFRIRVYDLARHLTADGPRIQPRVFRRTNLMVNVFAPWHDRRDPASLSPHWHEDFEQASLGLQGHFIHHIRYPWGSDSTRWQADEHIACTSPSVAIIPPPAIHTTQDVGEGTARLVDIFAPPRADFALRPSFVLNEADYLVPEGLEAAAKRSGGAMSAWQTGT; from the coding sequence ATGCCCCTGCCCGTAAGCCGCCGCGCCTTCTGCGCGCATCACTACCGCGACGATCCCGACCTGGTCGAGCGGGGCGGCAGCCGCACATGGATCACCCGCGGCGTGAACCTGGTGATCGCCGTCACCGAGGCGCAGCCGGGCGCGGTGCTGGCGCGGCAGGGACAGCCCGACGAATACATGGCCCTTCTGCCCGACGGAACCGAGGCTCTCCTCACAGCCGGCAAGCAGCACATCCCCTGCGCAGACGAAATCCTTGCCATCATGCCGCCCGCCGCATCAGCCATCCATCTGCCCAAGGGCGGGCGCATCGTCCGCTTCTTCACCTCGCGCGCCACGGATCTGGCGGCGCTGGCGGTGAACGCGGGGGATTATGCCGGCCGGCCCGACAGCGACGTGGCTCCGCTTTGCGACTGGCCTGCCCCGCCCGACGGGTTCCGCATTCGGGTCTATGATCTTGCACGCCATCTCACGGCCGATGGTCCACGCATCCAGCCAAGGGTGTTTCGCCGCACCAACCTGATGGTGAACGTCTTCGCACCCTGGCACGACCGGCGCGATCCCGCCTCGCTCAGCCCACATTGGCATGAGGATTTCGAGCAGGCGTCGCTGGGGCTACAGGGACATTTCATCCACCACATCCGCTATCCTTGGGGCAGCGACTCGACACGCTGGCAAGCGGACGAGCATATCGCCTGCACCAGCCCCTCGGTCGCGATCATCCCACCCCCCGCCATCCATACGACGCAGGATGTGGGCGAGGGCACGGCTCGGCTGGTCGATATCTTCGCTCCGCCCCGTGCCGATTTCGCCCTGCGGCCAAGCTTCGTCCTGAACGAGGCCGACTATCTCGTGCCGGAAGGCCTGGAAGCTGCCGCCAAAAGGTCGGGCGGCGCGATGTCAGCATGGCAGACGGGCACATAG
- a CDS encoding ABC transporter ATP-binding protein: MAEPMLQVKDLSVEFHTAAGTVRAVRNVSFDLDRGETLAILGESGSGKSVSSSAIMDLIDMPPGRITSGQIIFEGRDLLKLSASERRKVNGHKIAMIFQDPLSHLNPVYTVGWQIVETMTTHGMARSKARAEALQLLGRVGIPDPEGSMGKYPHQFSGGQRQRLMIAMALALKPDLLIADEPTTALDVTVQAEVLALLEELQQETGMGVLIITHDLGVVAEIADRVVVMNAGEVVETGDTRQVYRNPAHPYTRKLIGAAPGKGAMHDPLPPAEPVLSVRNARKVYGDFAAVEDVSFDLMAGETLAIVGESGSGKSTVAKMLLRLEEPTGGQALWKGQDLFSMPERQLFALRRDLQMVFQDPTQSLNPRMTVWQLITEGWVIHPGILPRSKWKARVAELLHQVGLKPEMAGRYPHQFSGGQRQRIAIARALALEPELIICDEAVSALDVSVQAQVIELLDGLRKSLGIAFIFIAHDLPVVRDFADHVMVMQKGRVVEAGTVRQIFDNPRQPYTQALLAAGLDPDPDVQAERRAARLAMAAG, from the coding sequence ATGGCTGAGCCGATGTTGCAGGTGAAAGACCTGTCGGTCGAGTTTCACACGGCGGCCGGCACCGTCCGCGCGGTCAGGAATGTCAGCTTCGATCTGGACCGGGGCGAGACGCTGGCGATCCTGGGCGAAAGCGGCTCGGGCAAGTCCGTGTCGTCCTCGGCGATCATGGACCTGATCGACATGCCGCCGGGCAGGATCACCAGCGGCCAGATCATCTTCGAGGGCCGCGACCTGCTGAAGCTGAGCGCCTCGGAACGCCGCAAGGTCAACGGCCACAAGATCGCGATGATCTTCCAGGACCCGCTGAGCCATCTGAACCCGGTCTATACCGTCGGCTGGCAGATCGTCGAGACGATGACCACCCACGGCATGGCCCGGTCGAAGGCGCGGGCCGAGGCCTTGCAGCTGTTGGGCCGCGTCGGCATCCCGGACCCCGAGGGCTCGATGGGGAAATATCCGCATCAGTTCTCGGGCGGGCAGCGCCAGCGGCTGATGATCGCGATGGCCTTGGCGCTGAAGCCCGACCTGCTGATCGCGGACGAGCCCACCACCGCGCTGGACGTGACCGTTCAGGCCGAGGTCCTGGCCCTGTTGGAGGAATTGCAGCAGGAAACCGGCATGGGCGTGCTGATCATCACCCACGACCTTGGCGTCGTGGCCGAGATCGCCGACCGCGTCGTGGTGATGAATGCGGGCGAGGTGGTCGAGACCGGCGACACGCGGCAGGTCTATCGCAACCCCGCCCATCCCTATACCCGCAAGCTGATCGGTGCGGCGCCTGGCAAGGGCGCGATGCACGACCCGCTGCCGCCCGCCGAGCCGGTGCTGTCGGTGCGCAATGCGCGCAAGGTCTATGGCGATTTCGCCGCCGTCGAGGATGTCTCCTTCGACCTGATGGCGGGCGAGACCCTGGCCATCGTCGGCGAAAGCGGCTCGGGCAAATCGACCGTGGCCAAGATGCTGCTGCGGCTGGAGGAGCCAACTGGCGGCCAGGCCCTGTGGAAGGGCCAGGACCTGTTTTCCATGCCGGAACGCCAGCTGTTCGCGCTGCGCCGCGACTTGCAGATGGTGTTCCAGGACCCGACGCAAAGCCTCAACCCGCGCATGACCGTCTGGCAGCTGATCACCGAGGGCTGGGTCATCCATCCCGGCATCCTGCCCCGGTCGAAATGGAAGGCCCGCGTGGCCGAATTGCTGCATCAGGTCGGGCTGAAGCCCGAGATGGCCGGGCGCTATCCGCACCAGTTCTCGGGCGGGCAGCGCCAGCGCATCGCCATCGCCCGCGCGTTGGCGCTGGAGCCGGAACTGATCATCTGCGACGAGGCGGTCTCGGCGCTGGACGTGTCGGTCCAGGCGCAGGTGATCGAGCTGCTGGACGGGCTGCGCAAGTCCCTGGGCATCGCCTTCATCTTCATTGCCCATGACCTGCCGGTGGTGCGCGACTTCGCCGATCACGTCATGGTGATGCAGAAGGGCAGGGTGGTCGAGGCAGGCACCGTGCGCCAGATCTTCGACAACCCGCGCCAACCCTATACGCAGGCGCTGCTGGCGGCGGGACTGGACCCCGACCCGGATGTGCAGGCCGAACGCCGGGCCGCGCGCCTGGCGATGGCGGCAGGCTGA
- a CDS encoding IS5-like element ISPso2 family transposase (programmed frameshift): MSDLFWLTDAQMARLAPFFPRSHGKPRVEDRRVLSGIIFINRNGLRWRDAPAAYGPHKTLYSRWKRWSEKGIFARMMAGLAAEHGEKTTVMIDATYLKAHRTATSMAAKKGGRGRLIGRTKGGMNTKLHAICDSQGRPIDLFVTAGQVSDYIGARALLSGLPNVKWLLGDRGYDADWFREALQDKGIRACIPGRKKRKTPIKYDKRRYKRRNRIEIMFGRLKDWRRVATRYDRCPKVFLSAIALAALVIYWL; this comes from the exons ATGAGCGATCTCTTCTGGCTGACCGACGCGCAGATGGCGCGCCTGGCTCCCTTCTTTCCCAGGTCGCACGGGAAGCCCCGGGTTGAAGACAGACGGGTGCTGAGCGGGATTATTTTCATCAATCGCAATGGCTTGCGTTGGCGCGATGCGCCCGCCGCGTATGGCCCACATAAGACGCTCTACAGCCGGTGGAAGCGTTGGAGCGAAAAGGGCATCTTCGCGCGGATGATGGCCGGGCTGGCGGCGGAACACGGCGAGAAAACGACCGTGATGATCGACGCAACATACCTCAAGGCCCATCGAACGGCGACCAGCATGGCCGCCA AAAAAGGGGGGCGTGGTCGCCTGATCGGTCGAACCAAAGGCGGTATGAACACCAAGCTGCACGCCATCTGCGACAGTCAGGGGCGACCGATCGACCTGTTCGTCACCGCTGGACAGGTCAGCGATTATATCGGCGCTCGGGCCCTGCTGAGTGGTCTGCCAAACGTCAAATGGCTACTCGGGGATCGTGGCTATGACGCTGACTGGTTCAGAGAAGCGTTGCAGGACAAGGGGATACGTGCCTGCATCCCAGGCCGGAAGAAACGCAAGACGCCGATCAAATACGATAAGCGGAGATACAAGCGGCGTAACCGCATCGAGATCATGTTCGGCAGGCTCAAGGACTGGAGGCGCGTCGCGACCCGCTATGACCGATGCCCCAAGGTGTTCCTCTCAGCCATCGCCCTCGCGGCTCTCGTCATCTATTGGTTATGA
- a CDS encoding alanine/glycine:cation symporter family protein translates to MGRIGGIVWGPYLLIPLLLGTGLYLTIRLRGIQLVRLGAALRLGLLKRKDDDAEGDISQFQALTTAMAATVGTGNIVGVATAIAAGGPGALFWMWVTAILGMASKYAEAFLGVRFRTTDEVGEKNGGPQYYLERGIPNGFGRALALCFAIFAVCACFGIGNMTQGNSIASNLERSFLIPTWITGIVLAGLTLVVLVGGIKSIGRVTAGLVPAMILFYVLGALYILLVNIQALPAALAEIFSQAFTGTAATGGFLGSTIMIAVQFGVARGIFSNESGMGSAAIAAASAQTTHPVRQGLVSMTQTFIDTIIVVSCTGLVIITTGVWKQVDPQTGSQISASIMTAEAFSHGLPGQWGHWIVTVGLVLFAYSTILGWAYYGERNLERLVGHRGVLPFRILFSLVVLLGCTVQLGVVWNFSDVMNGLMAIPNLIGLLILSGLIARETRFYLRHDPRLEANRQQIEAFMKGQPSWEEWKASERS, encoded by the coding sequence TTGGGAAGGATCGGCGGGATCGTCTGGGGGCCGTATCTGCTTATCCCCCTGCTGCTGGGCACCGGGCTTTACCTGACGATCCGCCTGCGGGGCATCCAGCTTGTCCGGCTGGGCGCAGCCCTGCGCCTGGGCTTGCTGAAGCGCAAGGATGACGACGCCGAAGGCGACATCTCGCAATTCCAGGCGCTGACCACCGCCATGGCCGCCACCGTCGGCACCGGCAATATCGTCGGCGTGGCGACGGCCATCGCCGCCGGTGGACCCGGCGCGCTGTTCTGGATGTGGGTCACGGCGATCCTGGGCATGGCCTCGAAATATGCCGAGGCCTTCCTGGGCGTGCGCTTCCGCACCACCGACGAGGTCGGCGAGAAGAACGGCGGCCCGCAATACTACCTCGAGCGCGGCATCCCGAACGGCTTCGGCAGGGCTCTGGCGCTGTGCTTTGCCATCTTTGCCGTCTGCGCCTGTTTCGGCATCGGCAACATGACCCAAGGCAATTCGATCGCCTCGAACCTCGAGCGCAGCTTCCTGATCCCGACCTGGATCACCGGCATCGTGCTGGCCGGCCTGACGCTGGTGGTGCTGGTCGGCGGCATCAAGTCCATCGGCCGCGTGACCGCCGGTCTGGTGCCGGCGATGATCCTGTTCTACGTGCTGGGCGCGCTCTACATCCTGCTGGTCAACATCCAGGCGCTGCCCGCCGCCCTGGCCGAGATCTTTTCGCAGGCCTTCACCGGCACGGCCGCGACCGGCGGCTTCCTGGGCTCGACGATCATGATCGCGGTGCAGTTCGGCGTCGCGCGCGGCATCTTCTCGAACGAATCCGGCATGGGCTCGGCCGCCATCGCCGCGGCTTCGGCGCAGACCACGCATCCGGTGCGGCAGGGGCTGGTATCGATGACCCAGACCTTCATCGACACGATCATCGTGGTGTCCTGCACCGGGCTCGTCATCATCACCACCGGCGTCTGGAAGCAGGTCGATCCGCAGACCGGGTCGCAGATCTCGGCCTCGATCATGACGGCAGAGGCCTTCAGCCACGGGTTGCCGGGGCAATGGGGGCACTGGATCGTCACCGTCGGGCTGGTGCTGTTCGCCTATTCGACCATCCTGGGCTGGGCCTATTACGGCGAGCGCAACCTGGAACGGCTGGTCGGCCATCGCGGCGTCCTGCCCTTCCGCATCCTGTTCTCGCTGGTTGTGCTGCTGGGCTGCACGGTGCAGCTGGGCGTGGTCTGGAACTTCTCGGACGTGATGAACGGGCTCATGGCGATTCCGAACCTGATCGGCCTGCTGATCCTGTCGGGCCTGATCGCGCGCGAGACCCGGTTCTACCTGCGCCACGATCCCCGGCTGGAGGCCAACCGCCAGCAGATCGAGGCTTTCATGAAGGGCCAGCCCAGCTGGGAGGAATGGAAGGCAAGCGAGCGGTCCTGA
- a CDS encoding IS630 family transposase (programmed frameshift), with the protein MTAPLSNDLRERVVGAIEADESCRSAATRFAVSSAVKWHQRYRATGSVAPGKMGGRRKRVLEPHRAFIVQRINQTSHLTLHGLKDELAARGVKVSHDTVWKFLRREGLRFKKTLFALEQARADIARRRRRWRSFQADLDPRRLVFIDETWIKTNMAPLRGWGQKGKRLRGFSPHGHWRTRTFLGALRCDRLTAPCVFDGPINGQCFRAYVEQQLVPVLEPGDIVVMDNLGSHKSAAIKQRIRAAGARLWYLPPYSPDLNPIEQAFAKIKHWMRAAQKRTIEDTWRHVGHLVSTIQPTECSNYLESAGYASVKT; encoded by the exons TTGACAGCACCTCTATCCAATGATCTTCGTGAGCGCGTGGTCGGTGCGATCGAGGCCGACGAGAGCTGCCGGTCGGCTGCGACCCGCTTTGCCGTTTCCTCGGCGGTGAAGTGGCACCAGCGCTACCGGGCGACCGGTTCGGTTGCGCCAGGCAAGATGGGTGGGCGTCGCAAGCGCGTACTGGAGCCACACCGGGCGTTCATCGTGCAGCGCATCAACCAGACATCGCATCTGACGCTGCATGGCTTGAAGGATGAACTGGCGGCGCGCGGGGTGAAGGTATCGCACGACACGGTGTGGAAGTTCCTGCGCCGCGAGGGGCTCCGGTTC AAAAAAACGCTGTTCGCCCTTGAGCAGGCCCGCGCCGACATCGCGCGGCGGCGACGGCGCTGGCGGTCCTTTCAGGCCGATCTCGATCCACGGCGGCTGGTGTTCATCGATGAGACGTGGATCAAGACCAACATGGCCCCCCTGCGTGGCTGGGGGCAGAAGGGCAAGCGCCTGCGCGGCTTCTCCCCGCACGGCCACTGGCGCACCCGGACCTTCCTCGGCGCGCTGCGCTGCGACAGGCTCACGGCACCTTGCGTGTTCGACGGGCCGATCAACGGCCAGTGCTTCCGCGCCTATGTCGAGCAACAGCTTGTCCCCGTGCTCGAACCCGGCGACATCGTCGTCATGGACAATCTCGGCTCCCACAAATCGGCCGCCATCAAACAGAGGATCCGGGCAGCCGGTGCCAGGCTCTGGTATCTGCCGCCCTACTCGCCCGATCTCAATCCCATCGAGCAGGCCTTCGCCAAGATCAAGCACTGGATGCGAGCCGCCCAGAAGCGCACCATCGAGGATACCTGGCGCCACGTCGGACATCTCGTCTCGACAATCCAACCAACCGAATGCAGCAATTATCTCGAAAGCGCAGGATACGCTTCCGTCAAAACCTGA
- a CDS encoding IS110 family RNA-guided transposase — protein sequence MHIRTMGLDLAKSVFQAHGVDDAGNTVLVKKLHRKQMIPFFSKLAPCLIGVEACGTAHYWARTLIAMGHEVRIMPPSYVKGYVKRGKSDALDAEAICEAVQRPTMRFVPVKTVEQQGILMAHRTRALLVRQRTMAANALRAHLAEFGFVANPGVANLVKLADQAFTDEVLPTYAHRALEILIRRMAELTEEIGELDQELRTWHEGSGVSRRLTTIPGVRMH from the coding sequence ATGCACATACGAACAATGGGCCTCGATCTTGCGAAGAGTGTCTTCCAGGCTCACGGCGTGGATGACGCCGGTAATACCGTTCTGGTGAAGAAGCTGCATCGCAAGCAGATGATACCCTTCTTCTCCAAACTCGCACCATGCCTGATCGGAGTGGAGGCATGTGGAACGGCGCACTATTGGGCACGGACGCTCATCGCCATGGGGCATGAGGTTCGGATAATGCCGCCTTCTTATGTCAAGGGATATGTGAAGCGGGGTAAGAGTGACGCCCTGGATGCCGAGGCTATCTGCGAGGCCGTGCAACGTCCGACGATGCGGTTCGTGCCGGTCAAGACCGTCGAACAGCAGGGCATTTTGATGGCGCATCGCACCAGAGCGCTGCTTGTGCGCCAGCGTACGATGGCAGCAAACGCATTGCGTGCTCACTTGGCCGAGTTCGGATTCGTCGCCAACCCGGGTGTCGCCAATCTGGTGAAACTGGCGGATCAAGCCTTCACCGATGAGGTTCTGCCTACCTACGCCCACCGGGCCCTCGAAATTCTGATCCGGCGAATGGCGGAGCTGACTGAAGAGATCGGAGAGCTCGATCAGGAATTGCGTACATGGCATGAAGGAAGTGGCGTCAGCCGAAGGCTCACCACCATCCCTGGGGTCAGGATGCATTGA
- a CDS encoding transposase — protein sequence MKARIVAKTFKPGATVAAVTRRHDGQPHHHLLEWRSRAGGSSV from the coding sequence GTGAAGGCGCGGATTGTCGCAAAGACTTTCAAACCTGGGGCGACGGTGGCGGCTGTAACACGGCGTCATGACGGGCAGCCCCACCACCATCTTTTGGAATGGCGAAGCCGTGCAGGCGGAAGCTCTGTTTGA
- a CDS encoding alpha/beta fold hydrolase gives MPDSKSRTLLADQHFFLSPQLSEGQSSDDDIDLNIIASTYRSIIDEHAFDEMVASWEAKLASSGGDAEHPKVSKGLFSQLLTFRNTLEKLDVPTENDPLKLAVSEVPGPATVLSPNGNVAVINIAGERAFGKRQGAFMDAAVIAPNSLEDYRALLRAATGQGNAAQAILTILPATEGYGESFLAEGYLIRVPGQSGAHIAIRSLEIAWGPRIAERLQQAFGLTQAESEVAHLFFRLRNLESIAIERGVSLLTVRTQIKTIMAKMGAPSNIDLMRLLAMIASREHVGLRGEAPVWHDPLGREKLIEMPDGRKIAWTWMGAKRGIPVVMLRGLPMTYLLPGDGEARLRDAGICLYVPSRPGHGNSTMDSSLDVMSDNLVALRVFLDQVIGRPCLGVGLASGTLPLVVEAVANPTRFHGILAVGFSSGIDPSGVQRLPQIQRIMLQLADSAPWVAELMAKSGHRMMRQHGLDWYLERAFRHTPLNQQTVRNPDWTALIRNACEHLLKQGHATFVRELQLSRHRMDTALRELLIPMRYLAPTEDPGIDLAACRQLERINPLITVEPVTDAAELVFYQRNDLILDRIIAAAHRN, from the coding sequence ATGCCCGATTCCAAATCCAGGACGCTACTGGCCGATCAGCATTTCTTTCTGTCGCCTCAGTTGAGCGAAGGCCAGAGTTCGGACGACGATATCGATCTGAACATCATCGCCAGCACCTATCGCTCGATCATCGATGAGCATGCTTTCGATGAGATGGTGGCGAGTTGGGAAGCCAAGCTCGCATCGTCCGGCGGAGATGCCGAGCATCCCAAAGTCTCCAAGGGGCTGTTCAGCCAGTTGCTGACCTTCCGCAACACCTTGGAAAAGCTGGACGTCCCGACCGAGAACGACCCGCTGAAACTGGCGGTTTCCGAAGTGCCGGGACCGGCGACTGTGCTGTCTCCAAACGGCAATGTCGCGGTCATCAACATTGCGGGCGAACGCGCGTTCGGCAAGCGCCAGGGCGCGTTCATGGACGCTGCAGTCATCGCGCCGAATTCTCTGGAGGACTATCGTGCCCTGTTGCGTGCCGCCACCGGTCAGGGCAACGCGGCGCAAGCAATCCTGACGATCCTGCCGGCCACCGAGGGCTATGGCGAATCCTTCCTGGCCGAGGGCTACCTGATCCGCGTGCCGGGCCAGAGCGGCGCCCATATCGCCATCCGTTCCCTGGAAATCGCCTGGGGGCCGCGGATCGCCGAGCGCTTGCAACAGGCCTTCGGCCTGACGCAGGCCGAATCCGAGGTCGCGCATCTGTTCTTTCGTCTGCGCAACCTCGAATCGATCGCGATAGAGCGAGGCGTGTCGCTGCTGACGGTGCGCACCCAGATCAAGACGATCATGGCCAAGATGGGCGCCCCCTCGAATATCGACCTGATGCGCCTGCTGGCCATGATCGCCAGCCGTGAACATGTCGGGCTTCGGGGCGAAGCCCCTGTCTGGCACGATCCCCTGGGCCGCGAAAAGCTGATCGAGATGCCCGATGGCCGCAAGATCGCCTGGACCTGGATGGGCGCGAAGCGGGGCATCCCCGTGGTCATGCTGCGGGGATTGCCGATGACCTATCTGCTGCCGGGCGATGGAGAGGCCCGGCTGCGCGACGCGGGCATCTGCCTCTATGTTCCGTCGCGACCCGGTCACGGGAACAGCACCATGGACTCCTCGCTTGATGTGATGAGCGACAATCTTGTCGCATTGCGGGTCTTTCTCGACCAGGTCATCGGCCGCCCTTGCCTTGGCGTCGGATTGGCCAGCGGCACCTTGCCTCTGGTCGTCGAAGCGGTGGCAAATCCCACGCGCTTCCACGGGATACTGGCAGTCGGTTTCTCGTCCGGGATCGACCCTTCGGGAGTCCAGCGCTTGCCGCAGATTCAACGCATCATGCTGCAACTCGCAGACAGTGCGCCATGGGTCGCCGAACTGATGGCCAAATCGGGACACCGGATGATGCGCCAGCACGGCCTGGACTGGTATCTGGAACGCGCCTTCCGCCATACGCCGCTGAACCAGCAAACGGTGCGCAACCCCGATTGGACGGCATTGATCCGGAACGCCTGTGAACATCTGCTGAAACAGGGCCACGCGACCTTTGTTCGGGAGTTGCAGCTTTCACGCCACCGCATGGACACCGCGCTGCGCGAGTTGCTCATACCCATGCGATATCTGGCGCCCACCGAAGATCCCGGCATCGATCTGGCTGCGTGCAGGCAGTTGGAAAGGATCAATCCCCTGATCACCGTCGAGCCCGTCACCGATGCGGCCGAGTTGGTTTTTTATCAGCGCAATGACCTCATTCTGGATCGCATCATCGCCGCGGCACACCGAAACTGA
- a CDS encoding ABC transporter permease, with the protein MTSIDIIPDEPKPLVRFARMLWADKFALAAVLFLTLVLVLALIGPSWLGEVAQKQNLRGRNAPPFEWERGWLWILGADALGRPLLARIIVATQNTMMVAGGAVFFSALIGTVLGLVAGYAGPRTGQVIMRLADVIMSFPSLLLAVVVLYILGPSILNLVIVLAITRIPVYLRTTRAEVLEVRERMFVQAAKVMGASSRRIVFRHILPVVLPTLMTIATLDFAFVMLAESSLSFLGIGIQPPEITWGLMISQGRQYLTTAWWLSFWPGLAIILTTLSLNLLSGWMRIALDPTQRWRLEMRGRRNG; encoded by the coding sequence ATGACCAGCATCGACATCATTCCCGACGAGCCGAAGCCGCTGGTCCGTTTCGCCCGCATGCTCTGGGCCGACAAGTTCGCGCTGGCGGCGGTGCTGTTCCTGACGCTGGTGCTGGTCCTCGCGCTGATCGGCCCCTCGTGGCTGGGCGAGGTGGCGCAAAAGCAGAACCTGCGCGGGCGCAACGCGCCGCCCTTCGAGTGGGAACGCGGCTGGCTGTGGATCCTGGGCGCGGATGCGCTTGGCCGCCCGCTGCTGGCGCGGATCATCGTCGCGACCCAGAACACGATGATGGTGGCCGGGGGCGCGGTGTTCTTCTCGGCCCTGATCGGGACGGTGCTGGGGCTGGTCGCGGGCTATGCCGGGCCGCGCACCGGGCAGGTGATCATGCGGCTGGCCGATGTGATCATGTCGTTTCCGTCGCTGCTGCTGGCGGTGGTGGTGCTGTATATCCTGGGGCCGTCGATCCTGAACCTGGTGATCGTGCTGGCGATCACCCGCATCCCGGTCTATCTGCGCACCACCCGCGCCGAGGTGCTGGAGGTGCGCGAGCGGATGTTCGTGCAGGCCGCCAAGGTGATGGGCGCCTCGTCCCGGCGGATCGTCTTCCGCCATATCCTGCCGGTGGTGCTGCCGACGCTGATGACCATCGCCACGCTGGATTTCGCCTTCGTTATGCTGGCGGAAAGCTCTCTGTCCTTCCTCGGCATCGGCATCCAGCCGCCGGAAATCACCTGGGGGCTGATGATCAGCCAGGGGCGGCAATATCTGACGACCGCGTGGTGGCTGTCCTTCTGGCCGGGCCTTGCGATCATCCTGACCACGCTGTCGTTGAACCTGCTGTCGGGCTGGATGCGCATCGCGCTGGACCCGACCCAACGCTGGCGGCTTGAAATGAGGGGGCGCAGGAATGGCTGA